One window of Triticum dicoccoides isolate Atlit2015 ecotype Zavitan chromosome 5A, WEW_v2.0, whole genome shotgun sequence genomic DNA carries:
- the LOC119303858 gene encoding Bowman-Birk type proteinase inhibitor PVI-3(2)-like — translation MGRRRSPALPLLVIFGVLAVVLAALPPLAESSSSHHHHHGHGHHSRVQSRGHGGEEEQSAAAAAAKARGSAWPCCDSCGGCTKSDTPQCRCMDAAPVGCHPACRDCVRSPLAVHPAVYQCMDRVPNFCQRRCSAIAAH, via the exons atgGGAAGAAGGAGAAGCCCGGCGCTGCCGCTGCTGGTGATCTTTGgcgtcctcgccgtcgtcctcgcAGCTCTTCCTCCGCTCGCCGAATCCAGCagcagccaccaccaccaccacggccatGGCCATCACTCCCGCGTCCAAAGCAGAG GGCACGGAGGAGAGGAAGAGCagtcggcggctgcggcggcggcgaaggcgagGGGGAGCGCGTGGCCGTGCTGCGACAGCTGCGGCGGGTGCACCAAGTCGGACACGCCGCAGTGCCGGTGCATGGACGCGGCGCCCGTCGGGTGCCACCCGGCGTGCCGGGACTGCGTCAGGTCCCCCCTCGCCGTGCACCCGGCCGTGTACCAGTGCATGGACCGCGTCCCCAACTTCTGCCAGCGGCGCTGCAGCGCCATCGCCGCCCACTGA